The stretch of DNA taaaaaaacaataatgtaataGAATTTtaagtatgttgttgtttttaaccttGTGCCAATAAAAGCTGCACATCTGAGATTTAAATCTCTAAACGTTACAGCAGGTAACAGTCGCTCAGGTGCAGTCACCAATTAAACGCAGAATCCGatcatttgacagaaaaaagctttttttattcaagaaaTCACTTTTACAGTAAGTGAAACTTATTAACCAACATCATTTCCAAGCATTGACGAGATTTTTATTCCAGCAGGAAAGAGCTGTTGTTCTTGtatcatttcataataataataatatatttgatttataaagcgcttttcatggacccaaagcgctggtacaaaaaaaaaagaaataaaataaaagtggaacggggggagctagggatatgcagaggaaaagaggtgggtttttaggcgtgactgaaaggtggtgagggagtcggaatcacggatctcttgggggagggagttccagagcctgggagcagccctggagaatgCTCTGTGTCCCAGGCTGCGGAGGTTGGTtttggggatggagaggagaccggcagaggtggatctgagggaccatgtgggttggtagggggagaggagatcagtgaggtattggggagcaagatggtggagggctttcATTCCGTGTCCATGATCTGAACAGACTGGTCGACCACGTCCAGGGAAAGCGGGGTCACAGTTTTGCTCAGGACGCTGGTGGTGCCGGGTTTATACCTGTACTGTCCCTCTctgggaggagacgagaggaagagatgagagtTTAAATATCGCCGTCTCCAGCCAGGAAGAAACAGTTTCTAACTCTACATGTGCGGGTCTTTTACACGTGCATGAAAACTGATTATTGGACAGGGAGAGACATGACTGCTGGTTCCCTCACCTCTTGCCCCTGACCGTGGGCTTGTCGTAGCCTCGCAGGTTCTGCACTCCGGCCTCGGTGATGACACACAGGTCCACGTTGCTGCCGGAGCCCAGGTCACAGAAAATACCTGCGACGATGGCGTCTCGCACGAGCTGCTTCGCTTCCTCCAGCTGAAAAGGAACAGAGACACGGACAGATACAGATTGTCTCTGAAAGGGCGAATTGAAAACAAGATACAGTTTCATTGTAATATTATGTTGTGGTTTGGGcttgttttttgtattattgttgAATAAAGATATTTACACAGCATGTTGAAAtacaaaccactgcacatttcagCCGTGTCTCACCAGGCAATACTTTCactatgaaatatatatatgaatattttcttccCTGATGACTTTTTGACTCTTGCTCCTGCTGTAACAAGTTGATTTCCCgggtgtgggattaataaagtcttatcaTATCTTTCTTTATTTGTAGCACCCGTCATGAATGATCGACTTCACctccatgttttgtttgaatCTGTCCTCGAACACAGAGacggctgctgcagctccagaaCCTGAAACCACAATCAAACATTACGAGacgttttgattttatttcatttataatgtatttttcttttgctgactGTGTGGTTGAGTTTCAAAATGTGGAACTGTTGATTCAGCTggatttgtggttttgaaacCTGagtttcatacacacacaccagtgtacagagcattaaacacacacacacacacacacacacacacacacgtacccatGGTGAGGAAAGGCAGCTTGTCATAGGAGCCGTGTGGGTAAACGCTGTACAGGTGAGCTCCGGTCACATCGACTCCTCCCACGATCAACGATGAGCCAACTTGACCCTGGTACCTGTGACACCAGGTGAATCGATCAGATTTCACAGAGCTGTTTTCTCACTCAAACTTATTCTATTGTatttacatgaaaaacaaacctgaaCAGCATCTGCTTCAGCTGCcgggttaccatggcaacaagggGGGGCCGCCCGGTGTTGAGCATGTGCAGTTCCACGTTGGACGCCATGATCTGTGTGGTGGTCACTGCGTCCGCAGCCACGCCCGCCCCACAGCAGCTACACGggacagacaagacacagttCAGCCACATGAACACGAGTGATGTACCTCCGCCAACATCTGCTAACATCTGCTAACAGAGTCTATGTAAAGAAAGTCAAACTCACTAGATCTTCGGAGCGATGTAGTGAATCTTCATGCAGTTTTTGTCGGCCACCACCATGTCGTCCGTGGCCCTGGTGTCTGCTCCCAGGATCACTCCGTCCTGAGGGACGAGCACAAGCAGATACACTCACCACCACTCATCATCGGACTCGTGTCCACAGTTTGATTTCCTTTAAGCACCTGGCGTCCGATCGTCACCTTGTAAACTATCCCAGCGATGGTCGTCCCCGTCTTTCTGGCACTG from Scophthalmus maximus strain ysfricsl-2021 chromosome 20, ASM2237912v1, whole genome shotgun sequence encodes:
- the psmb10 gene encoding proteasome subunit beta type-10; its protein translation is MLLSVKSCELQAGGFCFENSRRNAALESNLSELGYKAPSARKTGTTIAGIVYKDGVILGADTRATDDMVVADKNCMKIHYIAPKIYCCGAGVAADAVTTTQIMASNVELHMLNTGRPPLVAMVTRQLKQMLFRYQGQVGSSLIVGGVDVTGAHLYSVYPHGSYDKLPFLTMGSGAAAAVSVFEDRFKQNMELEEAKQLVRDAIVAGIFCDLGSGSNVDLCVITEAGVQNLRGYDKPTVRGKREGQYRYKPGTTSVLSKTVTPLSLDVVDQSVQIMDTE